GCCGGTGTTGCGAAAGTGGACGGATATCCCATTTTCGTCAAAAACGGATTACCAGGTGAAAAAGCGCAAATTAAAATTATTAAAGTAAAAAAGAATTTCGCATTTGGCCGCTTAATGAAGCTTTACACAGAAAGTCCATATCGTAAAGAGGCAGAGTGCCCGGTTTACAACCAATGCGGTGGTTGCCAGCTTCAGCACGTAACGTATGAAGGACAGTTAGCAGCGAAGCAAAAGCAAGTACGTGATGTCATGCAGCGTATTGGAGGTCTTCATGACGTGCCAGTTCACCCTGTTCTCGGTATGGAAAATCCGTGGGTGTATCGCAACAAAGCACAAGTGCCAATTGGAGAACGTGAAGGCGGACTAGTAGCGGGTTTTTACCGTCAAGGGACGCATGATATTATCAATATGGAAACGTGCTTAATTCAAGCGGAAGAGAACGATACATTAATTCAAGAAGTGAAACGCATTTGTGAAACGCATGGCATTCGTGCGTACAATGAAGAACGTCATAAAGGCACACTTCGCCACGTAATGGCAAGATATGGACACGTAACAGGGGAAATTATGCTTGTTTTCATCACGCGCACGGCAGAACTTCCAAATAAAAAGGCGATAATCGAAGAAATTACAGCGAAATTCCCAAATGTAAAATCAATTGTTCAAAACGTAAACACGAAACGTACAAATGTTATTTTTGGAGAGACAACAACAGTTCTATATGGATCAGAATATATTTATGACTTTATCGGTGATATTCAATTTGCGATTTCAGCGCGTTCGTTCTATCAAGTAAACCCAGAGCAAACGAAAGTGCTATACGATAAAGCATTAGAATATGCACAACTAGACGGAAATGAAACAGTTATTGATGCGTACTGCGGAATCGGATCCATTTCTCTATTCTTAGCGCAAAAAGCGAAAAAAGTATATGGCGTTGAAATTGTGCCAGAAGCAATCGAAGACGCAAAGCGAAACGCAGAACTCAACAACATGACAAATGCAGAATTTGCAGTTGGAGAAGCGGAAGTTGTCATTCCAAACTGGTACAAAGAAGGCGTAATCGCCGACACAATCGTCGTCGACCCTCCGCGCAAAGGTTGCGATGAAGCATTACTAAATACAATCATCGACATGAAACCAAAGCGCGTCGTATACGTATCATGTAACCCAGCAACACTTGCACGCGACTTAAAAGTACTAGAAGAAGGCGGGTATAAAACACAAGAAGTACAGCCTGTTGATATGTTCCCGCATACGACTCACGTGGAGTGTGTAGCTTGGCTTAAGTTGGTATAATAAAAAAGCAGTTGATATAGAAAAAATCTATACCATCTGCTTTTTGGTTTATAAATATTGCTGATTTTTAAAAATAATAAATGTTCAAATGTACTGGTGTTTGATAATAAGCGATTGTAACATTTGACTTTAGACTTTTTTAATTGAGAGGATTTGAGTTTGACATGATAGATAATTTTTGGCGTGATTTACCACGACCATTTTTTGTACTTGCACCAATGGAAGATGTGACAGATGTTGTTTTTCGTCACGTAGTAAGTGAAGCCGGTCGACCGGATGTATTTTTCACGGAGTTTACAAACTCGGATAGCTATTGTCATCCAGAGGGTATGAAAAGTGTGCGTGGCCGTTTGATTTTTACAGAAGATGAACAGCCAATAGTGGCGCATATTTGGGGAGATAATCCCGAATATTTCCGTCAAATGAGTATTGGCATGGCAGAACTAGGGTTTAAAGGAATCGATATTAATATGGGCTGTCCTGTACCGAATGTAGCTTCGAGAGGAAAAGGTAGTGGCCTTATTCTGCGTCCAGACGTCGCAGCAGAACTTATTCAAGCAGCAAAAGCAGGCGGACTACCTGTCAGCGTAAAAACACGACTTGGCTTTAAGGAAGTAAATGAGTGGGAGGAGTGGTTAACGCATATTTTCAAACAGGATATTGCGAACCTTTCTATTCATTTACGTACAAGAGAAGAAATGAGCCAAGTGGCTGCTCATTGGGAGTTAATTCCAGAAATCAAAAAATTACGTGACCGTATCGCACCAAATACGCTCCTAACAATCAATGGAGACATTCCTGACCGTCAAACCGGGCTACAGCTTGCTGAAAAATACGGCATTGATGGTGTGATGATCGGGCGAGGTATTTTTAAAAATCCGTTTGCGTTTGAAAAAGAGCCAAGAGAACATAGCAGTAAAGAACACCTTGATCTTTTAAGACTACAGCTTGATCTTCAAGATCAATATGCGGAAGTACTACCACGTTCCATCACAGGACTTCATCGCTTTTTCAAAATTTATGTTAAAGGATTCCATGGAGCTGCTGAATTAAGAAATCAATTGATGAGCACGAAATCAACAGATGAAGTGCGTGCATTGCTTGATAAATTTGAACAGAGATGAAGGAATGAAAAAGCAGGGGCTTTCTAGCTCCTGCTTTTTGTCGTTATATGTCGCGAAATCGATATCCTTTGTCGAATAGTCGATAAGTTGTGTCTAAGCGCCGATATAATGAAAATATCGCCGATAAATAGGGGAGAAGCGCCGAT
The window above is part of the Bacillus cytotoxicus NVH 391-98 genome. Proteins encoded here:
- the rlmD gene encoding 23S rRNA (uracil(1939)-C(5))-methyltransferase RlmD translates to MSNKMTPPVEKNEFIDVVFEDLTHDGAGVAKVDGYPIFVKNGLPGEKAQIKIIKVKKNFAFGRLMKLYTESPYRKEAECPVYNQCGGCQLQHVTYEGQLAAKQKQVRDVMQRIGGLHDVPVHPVLGMENPWVYRNKAQVPIGEREGGLVAGFYRQGTHDIINMETCLIQAEENDTLIQEVKRICETHGIRAYNEERHKGTLRHVMARYGHVTGEIMLVFITRTAELPNKKAIIEEITAKFPNVKSIVQNVNTKRTNVIFGETTTVLYGSEYIYDFIGDIQFAISARSFYQVNPEQTKVLYDKALEYAQLDGNETVIDAYCGIGSISLFLAQKAKKVYGVEIVPEAIEDAKRNAELNNMTNAEFAVGEAEVVIPNWYKEGVIADTIVVDPPRKGCDEALLNTIIDMKPKRVVYVSCNPATLARDLKVLEEGGYKTQEVQPVDMFPHTTHVECVAWLKLV
- a CDS encoding tRNA dihydrouridine synthase, producing MIDNFWRDLPRPFFVLAPMEDVTDVVFRHVVSEAGRPDVFFTEFTNSDSYCHPEGMKSVRGRLIFTEDEQPIVAHIWGDNPEYFRQMSIGMAELGFKGIDINMGCPVPNVASRGKGSGLILRPDVAAELIQAAKAGGLPVSVKTRLGFKEVNEWEEWLTHIFKQDIANLSIHLRTREEMSQVAAHWELIPEIKKLRDRIAPNTLLTINGDIPDRQTGLQLAEKYGIDGVMIGRGIFKNPFAFEKEPREHSSKEHLDLLRLQLDLQDQYAEVLPRSITGLHRFFKIYVKGFHGAAELRNQLMSTKSTDEVRALLDKFEQR